From Peromyscus eremicus chromosome 3, PerEre_H2_v1, whole genome shotgun sequence, one genomic window encodes:
- the LOC131905783 gene encoding olfactory receptor 2F1-like, translating into MKRENVTWVSEFILMGLSSDKHIQAGLFVLFGATYLLTLLGNGLIVLLIALDPRLHLPMYFFLCHLSVVDICYTSSGVPQMLAHFLMEKKTISFTLCGTQHFFALALGGTEFLLLAAMAYDRYVAVCDPLRYTVVMSPRLCMVLAGISWFVGVVNSAVETAVTMRLPTCGHNVLNHVACETLALVRLACVDITLNQVVILASSVVVLLVPCCLVSLSYAHIVAAILKIRSTQGRQKAFGTCASHLTVVSMSYGMALFTHMEPTSTASAEQDKLVVVFYAVVTPMLNPLIYSLRNKDVKAALSRVLMKSFESKN; encoded by the coding sequence ATGAAGAGAGAAAACGTGACGTGGGTGAGTGAGTTTATCCTAATGGGTCTCTCCAGTGACAAGCACATCCAAGCTGGACTCTTTGTCCTCTTTGGGGCCACATACCTGCTGACTCTGCTGGGCAATGGACTCATCGTCCTCCTGATTGCACTGGACCCACGACTCCACCTGCCCATGTATTTCTTCCTCTGCCACCTGTCAGTGGTAGACATCTGCTACACCTCCAGTGGGGTCCCGCAGATGCTGGCACACTTCCTCATGGAGAAGAAGACCATCTCTTTCACCCTATGTGGGACTCAGCACTTCTTTGCTCTGGCTCTAGGAGGGACTGAGTTCCTGCTGCTGGCtgccatggcctatgaccgctatgtggctgTCTGTGATCCCCTACGGTACACAGTGGTGATGAGCCCAAGGCTCTGCATGGTTCTGGCAGGCATCTCTTGGTTTGTGGGTGTTGTTAATTCTGCTGTGGAGACAGCAGTCACCATGCGCCTTCCCACCTGTGGGCATAATGTGCTCAACCATGTGGCCTGTGAGACACTGGCACTCGTCAGGCTGGCTTGTGTGGACATCACCCTCAACCAGGTGGTGATACTAGCCTCTAGTGTGGTGGTGTTGCTGGTGCCCTGCTGCCTGGTCTCTCTGTCCTATGCCCACATTGTGGCTGCCATCTTGAAGATCCGCTCCACCCAGGGACGCCAAAAAGCCTTTGGGACCTGTGCCTCCCACCTGACTGTGGTCTCCATGTCTTATGGGATGGCCCTCTTCACACACATGGAGCCaacctccacagcctctgctgagCAGGACAAGTTGGTAGTGGTCTTCTATGCTGTGGTCACCCCCATGCTGAATCCTCTCATCTATAGTCTGAGGAACAAGGATGTGAAGGCTGCTCTGAGTCGAGTTCTGATGAAGAGCTTTGAGTCAAAGAATTAG
- the LOC131905784 gene encoding olfactory receptor-like protein OLF3, which produces MRENVTWVSEFILMGLSSDKHIQAGLFVLFGATYLLTLLGNGLIVLLIALDPRLHLPMYFFLCHLSVVDICYTSSGVPQMLAHFLMEKKTISFALCGTQLFFALTLGGTEFLLLAAMAYDRYVAVCDPLRYTVVMSPRLCMVLAGISWFVGVVNSAVETAVTMRLPTCGHNVLNHVACETLALVRLACVDITLNQVVILASSVVVLLVPCCLVSLSYAHIVAAILKIRSTQGRRKAFETCASHLTVVSMSYGMALFTYMQPRSTASAEQDKVVVLFYAVVTPMLNPLIYSLRNKDVKAALSRVLMKSFESKN; this is translated from the coding sequence ATGAGAGAAAACGTGACGTGGGTGAGTGAGTTTATCCTAATGGGTCTCTCCAGTGACAAGCACATCCAAGCTGGACTCTTTGTCCTCTTTGGGGCCACATACCTGCTGACTCTGCTGGGCAATGGACTCATCGTCCTCCTGATTGCACTGGACCCACGACTCCACCTGCCCATGTATTTCTTCCTCTGCCACCTCTCAGTGGTGGACATCTGCTACACCTCCAGTGGGGTCCCGCAGATGCTGGCACACTTCCTCATGGAGAAGAAGACCATCTCTTTTGCCCTATGTGGGACACAGCTCTTCTTTGCTCTGACTCTAGGAGGGACTGAGTTCCTGCTGCTGGCtgccatggcctatgaccgctatgtggctgTCTGTGATCCCCTACGGTACACAGTGGTGATGAGCCCAAGGCTCTGCATGGTTCTGGCAGGCATCTCTTGGTTTGTGGGTGTTGTTAATTCTGCTGTGGAGACAGCAGTCACCATGCGCCTTCCCACCTGTGGGCATAATGTGCTCAACCATGTGGCCTGTGAGACACTGGCACTCGTCAGGCTGGCTTGTGTGGACATCACCCTCAACCAGGTGGTGATACTAGCCTCTAGTGTGGTGGTGTTGCTGGTGCCCTGCTGCCTGGTCTCTCTGTCCTATGCCCACATTGTGGCTGCCATCTTGAAGATCCGCTCCACCCAGGGACGCCGAAAAGCCTTTGAGACCTGTGCCTCCCATCTGACTGTGGTCTCCATGTCTTATGGGATGGCCCTCTTCACCTATATGCAGCCCCGCTCTACAGCCTCTGCTGAGCAGGACAAAGTGGTGGTTCTCTTCTATGCTGTGGTCACCCCCATGCTGAATCCTCTCATCTATAGTCTGAGGAACAAGGATGTGAAGGCTGCTCTGAGTCGAGTTCTGATGAAGAGCTTTGAGTCAAAGAATTAG